A part of Periophthalmus magnuspinnatus isolate fPerMag1 chromosome 19, fPerMag1.2.pri, whole genome shotgun sequence genomic DNA contains:
- the hexdc gene encoding hexosaminidase D, translating to MSPPWPTGKKLVHLDLKGAPPRINYLLKLIDLFAELGADGLLVEYEDMFPYEGELKMLQASTQPAYSKEEVMSIQEAAKAKGLEVIPLIQTFGHMEFVLKQDCLRDLREVDHCLGTLSPHRDRPLQLVMHMLRQVIDLHPGITTLHIGADEVYLLGEGEESRRWLRTSGRSVEQLFLSHVTAVARAVKTAWPHLTVLMWDDMMRDMSQDTLRDSGLVGLVQPMLWDYNPDLDVDKTVSLLEKYSRAGMADVWAASSFKGSTSVHCCVPSSQRHVDNTLQWLRVAESVSVAVHLRGIALTGWQRYDHLSVLCELLPVALPSLAACLQTLIDGLFDVKTQDKITSKLGISSVEVEAMERISQNTTMFPGRFLAEIIVDLNSFLNSEDVRYFEHNMFVRGWFSPHQRQKKMVNPLIVMQIQSQAAAYVSVLQEKLDVLRGEMSALYPDSTVQEWEEEHVWPVQASLQKVLEDTTACLRDMLPGQSG from the exons ATGTCTCCACCCTGGCCAACAGGAAAGAAGCTTGTGCACCTAGATCTGAAAGGTGCACCTCCAAGAATAAATTATCTTCTCAAG ttgATAGATCTGTTTGCAGAGCTGGGAGCAGATGGGCTCCTGGTGGAGTATGAAGACATGTTTCCTTATGAGGGAGAGCTCAAGATGCTGCAAGCATCCACACAGCCTGCATACAG TAAAGAGGAGGTGATGTCCATCCAGGAAGCAGCCAAAGCTAAAGGACTGGAGGTCATCCCACTCATCCAGACATTTGGACACATGGAG tttgtTTTGAAGCAAGATTGTCTCCGGGATTTGAGAGAGGTGGACCACTGCTTGGGCACTTTGAGTCCACACAGGGACAGGCCTTTGCAGCTGGTCATGCACATGCTCAGACAAGTCATAGATTTGCACCCAGGAATCACCACTCTGCACATCGGAGCAGACGAG GTGTACTTGTTGGGCGAGGGGGAGGAGTCCAGGAGGTGGCTGAGAACATCTGGTCGCAGTGTGGAGCAGCTCTTCCTCAGTCATGTGACCGCAGTGGCTCGGGCCGTGAAGACAGCCTGGCCGCACCTCACCGTCCTGATGTGGGACGACATGATGAGGGACATGAGCCAGGACACACTCAGGG ACAGTGGTCTAGTCGGACTGGTCCAGCCAATGTTGTGGGACTATAACCCTGATCTGGATGTGGACAAAACAG TGTCACTATTAGAGAAGTATAGCAGGGCCGGCATGGCGGACGTGTGGGCTGCTAGTTCGTTCAAAGGCTCCACCAGTGTCCACTGCTGTGTGCCGTCTTCTCAGAGACATGTGGACAACACGCTGCAGTGGCTCAGGGTGGCGGAGTCTGTGTCGGTCGCGGTGCATTTGAGGGGCATCGCGCTCACCGGTTGGCAAAG atatGACCACCTGTCCGTGCTGTGTGAGCTGTTACCCGTCGCTCTTCCCTCtttagctgcttgtctccagaccCTCATCGACGGACTGTTTGACGTTAAAACTCAAGACAAGATCACGTCCAAACTGGGGATTTCATCTGTGGAGGTAGAGGCGATGGAAAG AATTTCACAAAACACCACCATGTTTCCAGGGAGATTTCTGGCCGAGATAATAGTTGATCTCAATTCATTTCTAAATTCTGAAGACGTGCGATACTTTGAGCACAACAT GTTTGTACGAGGTTGGTTCAGTCCTCACCAACGACAAAAGAAGATGGTCAACCCCCTGATCGTAATGCAGATCCAAAGCCAAGCTGCAGC GTATGTGTCAGTGCTGCAGGAGAAGCTGGACGTcctgagaggagagatgagCGCCCTGTACCCAGACTCCACAGTGCAGGAGTGGGAGGAGGAGCACGTGTGGCCAGTCCAAGCGTCACTGCAGAAGGTTCTGGAGGACACCACGGCCTGCCTGAGGGACATGCTGCCGGGACAGTCAGGCTAA